The Campylobacter sp. MIT 12-8780 genome has a window encoding:
- a CDS encoding nitroreductase family protein: MKKELEILSTRYSCREFLDTKLSSEDLRQILEIARLSPSSLGLEPWKFILTEDKVKLQELAQIANKQIHVAQAAAVIIIVSRLDFPQYFESKLRKRKMSEAELNMRLKTYQPFLEGMNEDQKLAYAREQAHIALASILYAVNALDIGTCTIGGFDKKALNDYLKLDTNKEQASLMIALGKKASTQIPEKTRFDFDEVVRFL, translated from the coding sequence ATGAAAAAAGAACTTGAAATTTTAAGCACAAGGTATTCGTGCCGCGAATTTTTAGATACTAAGCTTTCAAGTGAGGATTTAAGGCAAATTCTAGAGATCGCAAGGTTAAGTCCTAGCAGTCTTGGGCTTGAGCCTTGGAAATTTATCTTGACTGAGGATAAAGTAAAGTTGCAAGAACTTGCACAAATTGCAAATAAGCAAATTCATGTAGCCCAAGCAGCAGCTGTTATCATCATCGTTTCAAGGCTTGATTTTCCTCAGTATTTTGAAAGTAAATTAAGAAAAAGAAAGATGAGTGAAGCTGAGTTAAATATGCGTTTAAAAACCTATCAGCCTTTCTTAGAAGGTATGAATGAGGATCAAAAGCTTGCTTATGCTAGAGAGCAAGCTCACATCGCACTTGCAAGCATACTTTATGCGGTAAATGCTTTGGATATAGGCACTTGCACTATAGGCGGTTTTGATAAAAAGGCTTTAAATGATTATCTTAAACTTGATACAAATAAAGAACAAGCTAGCCTTATGATCGCACTTGGCAAAAAAGCCAGCACACAAATTCCAGAAAAAACGCGTTTTGATTTTGATGAAGTGGTGCGTTTTTTATAA
- the panB gene encoding 3-methyl-2-oxobutanoate hydroxymethyltransferase, with product MKKTILNFFKQKEQNDKITMVSAYDYPSAKALDEAGVDIILVGDSLAMVILGHESTLSVGMEEMLLFTKAVSKGAKDAFILADMPFMSYQSSSYDALINAARFMKEAGANGVKIEGGREISSVIKALSEAGIVTCVHLGLTPQAINALGGYKVQGKSLQSAQKLLDDARLAQELGASMVLLECVPSKLAAKITQSLKIPVIGIGAGAHCDGQVLVYHDLLGINTGFKPKFVKQFANLNPKEGIQAYIKEVKQGTFPSAEFSFSGDDDMFEKLY from the coding sequence GTGAAAAAGACGATTTTGAATTTTTTCAAACAAAAAGAGCAAAACGATAAAATCACTATGGTAAGCGCGTATGATTACCCTAGTGCAAAGGCTTTAGATGAGGCTGGTGTTGATATTATCCTTGTTGGGGATTCTTTAGCGATGGTGATCTTAGGACATGAGAGCACCTTAAGTGTGGGTATGGAGGAAATGCTTCTTTTTACAAAAGCTGTAAGCAAGGGAGCAAAAGACGCTTTTATCTTAGCTGATATGCCTTTTATGTCTTATCAAAGCTCAAGTTATGATGCTTTAATCAACGCAGCAAGATTTATGAAAGAAGCAGGAGCAAACGGCGTAAAAATAGAAGGTGGAAGAGAAATTTCAAGCGTGATTAAGGCTTTAAGCGAAGCTGGGATTGTAACTTGCGTCCATCTTGGCTTAACCCCACAAGCTATTAATGCTTTGGGTGGATATAAGGTGCAAGGAAAAAGCTTGCAAAGTGCTCAAAAACTTCTTGATGATGCAAGATTGGCTCAAGAATTAGGAGCAAGTATGGTGCTTTTAGAGTGTGTGCCAAGCAAACTTGCAGCAAAAATCACGCAAAGTTTGAAAATACCTGTCATTGGCATAGGAGCTGGGGCGCATTGTGATGGACAAGTTTTGGTTTATCACGATCTTTTAGGTATAAATACTGGCTTTAAGCCTAAATTTGTCAAACAATTTGCCAATTTAAATCCAAAAGAAGGCATACAAGCATATATCAAAGAAGTCAAACAAGGCACCTTTCCAAGTGCTGAGTTTAGTTTTAGTGGCGATGATGATATGTTTGAAAAATTGTATTAA